A genome region from Hymenobacter tibetensis includes the following:
- a CDS encoding S8 family serine peptidase: MLLRFQIVLLLLAMVGPIAGAPIPPPTRRYWLELRDKNGVAFQAAAYFHPAAQARRQRQHLPPAEFTDLPVRSDYLEQVRAHADTVLFVSRWFNAIACQATAAQAIELARLPGVRSMKALPVAELLPAAHLRVTADNKDSKPISAADRQLARQQTRTLGAETFRRAGLDGRGLRIAIFDVGFSGADHHPAFKQLFADKKVVASYDFVRRTADVFHGGTHGLEVLSCLAGRLPDGTLLGLAPGADYLLARTERIHREVYTEELDWLAAVEWADRNGADIINSSLGYTTRRYFPEDMDGHTSLVARAAELAVRKGMLVVNAAGNDGDNEDWRTIGTPADADSVLAVGGISPETGLHLDFSAYGPSADRRLKPNVSAFGTVLAASPGGGYARIDGTSFASPLVAGFAACAWQQQRALPVMALFTAIQQAGALYPYYDYAHGYGMPQADAVLQPSAGQRPGLAPTVSFVASDSVVSVFIRPEAAPPVVARALPLYLDSVATAANAPGRVGALGREEARPPTALEGVGASGPPASAAPVLPAAGYFFWHVADSHGVLHRYEVLEVSQRAILRIPRRSLRPGDVIRVFYLGATHSYPIL; the protein is encoded by the coding sequence TTGCTGCTCCGTTTTCAAATCGTGTTGCTGCTGTTGGCAATGGTGGGTCCGATAGCAGGGGCACCTATTCCGCCGCCCACCCGTCGTTACTGGTTGGAGCTGCGCGACAAAAACGGAGTTGCCTTTCAGGCCGCCGCTTACTTTCACCCGGCTGCCCAGGCGCGCCGCCAGCGTCAGCACCTGCCTCCCGCTGAGTTCACCGACCTGCCGGTTCGCTCCGACTACCTGGAGCAAGTGCGCGCCCACGCCGATACGGTTCTTTTTGTGAGTCGTTGGTTTAATGCCATTGCCTGCCAAGCCACCGCCGCGCAGGCCATAGAACTGGCGCGCCTACCTGGTGTCCGCAGTATGAAAGCATTGCCAGTGGCCGAGTTGCTGCCCGCGGCCCATCTTCGGGTTACCGCAGATAACAAGGATAGCAAACCCATTAGCGCGGCCGACCGCCAACTAGCCCGGCAACAAACCCGCACCTTAGGCGCCGAAACGTTTCGGCGCGCCGGCCTCGACGGGCGGGGCTTACGCATTGCCATCTTCGATGTAGGCTTCAGCGGAGCCGACCACCATCCGGCTTTCAAGCAGCTATTTGCAGATAAGAAAGTGGTAGCCAGCTACGATTTTGTGCGCCGAACTGCCGATGTATTTCACGGGGGCACGCACGGATTGGAGGTGCTTTCGTGCCTGGCAGGCCGCTTACCCGACGGTACGCTGCTTGGCCTAGCTCCCGGCGCCGACTACTTATTGGCGCGCACCGAGCGGATCCATCGAGAAGTTTATACCGAAGAACTGGACTGGCTGGCCGCTGTGGAGTGGGCTGACCGCAACGGCGCCGACATCATCAATTCATCGTTGGGCTATACCACCCGGCGCTATTTCCCGGAAGACATGGATGGCCACACTAGCCTGGTAGCGCGGGCTGCCGAGCTGGCCGTTCGCAAGGGGATGCTGGTAGTGAATGCCGCCGGCAACGACGGCGACAACGAAGACTGGCGCACCATTGGCACCCCCGCCGACGCCGATTCGGTGCTGGCCGTGGGCGGCATCAGTCCTGAAACGGGGTTGCACCTCGATTTCAGTGCCTACGGGCCTTCTGCTGACCGCCGGTTGAAACCCAACGTATCCGCTTTCGGGACGGTGTTGGCCGCTTCGCCGGGTGGGGGCTATGCGCGCATCGATGGTACTTCATTTGCCTCGCCGCTGGTAGCAGGCTTTGCCGCTTGCGCCTGGCAACAGCAGCGCGCCTTGCCCGTAATGGCGTTGTTCACTGCCATTCAGCAGGCCGGCGCGTTGTATCCGTATTATGATTACGCGCATGGCTACGGCATGCCCCAGGCCGATGCTGTGCTGCAACCCAGTGCTGGTCAGCGCCCGGGCTTGGCGCCTACGGTTAGCTTTGTCGCGTCGGATAGTGTTGTCTCCGTGTTTATTCGCCCTGAAGCAGCGCCGCCAGTGGTAGCGCGGGCCCTCCCGCTTTACCTTGACTCTGTTGCCACCGCGGCAAATGCACCTGGGCGCGTTGGGGCACTAGGCCGCGAAGAAGCCCGCCCGCCCACTGCTTTGGAAGGGGTAGGGGCTAGCGGGCCCCCCGCCTCGGCTGCTCCGGTGTTGCCAGCGGCGGGGTACTTCTTTTGGCACGTTGCCGACTCCCACGGAGTGTTGCACCGCTACGAGGTACTGGAAGTCAGCCAGCGAGCCATCCTGCGGATACCACGACGGAGCCTTCGCCCCGGCGACGTAATACGGGTTTTCTACTTAGGTGCCACCCATAGCTACCCCATTCTATGA
- a CDS encoding peptidoglycan DD-metalloendopeptidase family protein — protein MPFHFRAPLYFTFLLLTACSQQQTLQGIFQKSTPHETYARRLRQTGLDQTALGRDWLAAADRALRDSLVVKLPFEETGYFAAERATAAAYRYQVREGETVRISLTMGAGTEARVFLDAFELDPDRAQPRPLTSADTTALSFSYVAEDDRQHLLRVQPELLRTGRFTLRIQRAPSLGFPVHGKNDVAVGSFWGVDRDGGARRHEGIDIFAKRGTPAVAAVAGYITRVNETPRGGKVVWLADTEHSQHIYYAHLDRQLVQAGQQVKAGDTLGLIGNTGNARTTPPHLHFGIYRGGRGAIDPFPFVRRADASPAAPSTAPERLGQWVRVKDKQADLRRGPLAKQATVAGVTRNTALLVVGSQADWYRVQRPDGQLGYIPARAVVPAAASLRNLALPVATDLYALPQTGSATLDSLPARSQVAVLGEFRGFRLVRSAAGTIGWLAGSDS, from the coding sequence ATGCCCTTCCACTTTCGCGCTCCGCTATATTTCACCTTCTTGCTTCTTACTGCCTGTAGCCAACAGCAAACCCTACAGGGCATCTTTCAGAAATCAACGCCCCACGAAACCTACGCACGGCGCCTGCGCCAAACCGGCCTCGACCAAACTGCTTTGGGCCGCGACTGGCTAGCCGCGGCTGACCGTGCGCTGCGCGACTCGTTGGTGGTGAAACTACCGTTCGAGGAAACCGGCTACTTCGCGGCCGAGCGCGCTACGGCGGCGGCCTACCGCTACCAAGTTCGAGAAGGCGAAACGGTGCGCATCAGCCTAACCATGGGAGCGGGCACTGAGGCCCGTGTGTTTCTGGATGCTTTCGAGCTAGACCCCGACCGAGCTCAGCCCCGCCCCCTGACCTCGGCTGATACCACTGCCCTATCCTTTAGCTACGTAGCCGAGGACGACCGCCAGCACTTGTTGCGCGTGCAGCCGGAACTGTTGCGCACGGGCCGTTTCACGTTGCGCATTCAACGGGCGCCAAGCCTGGGGTTTCCGGTGCATGGCAAAAACGACGTGGCGGTGGGTAGCTTTTGGGGCGTAGACCGGGACGGCGGCGCCCGCCGGCACGAAGGCATCGATATTTTTGCCAAGCGCGGCACCCCAGCCGTGGCAGCCGTGGCGGGCTATATTACCCGCGTCAACGAAACCCCACGCGGTGGTAAGGTGGTGTGGCTGGCCGATACTGAACACAGCCAACACATCTACTATGCTCACCTCGACCGACAGCTCGTACAAGCCGGCCAGCAGGTGAAGGCCGGCGATACGCTTGGCTTGATTGGCAACACCGGCAACGCCCGCACCACCCCCCCTCACTTGCATTTCGGTATTTACCGGGGAGGGCGGGGCGCCATTGATCCGTTTCCGTTTGTGCGGCGAGCTGATGCTTCACCAGCGGCCCCTAGTACCGCACCCGAACGGCTCGGCCAGTGGGTGCGGGTGAAAGACAAGCAAGCCGACCTGCGCCGAGGGCCCCTAGCCAAGCAAGCGACCGTAGCGGGAGTTACGCGCAACACCGCCTTGCTGGTAGTGGGTAGCCAAGCCGATTGGTACCGCGTGCAGCGCCCCGATGGGCAACTCGGCTACATTCCGGCGCGGGCGGTGGTGCCTGCCGCTGCTTCTTTGCGCAACCTGGCCCTACCCGTTGCCACCGACTTATACGCGCTGCCGCAAACTGGGTCCGCTACGCTCGACTCATTGCCGGCTCGTAGCCAAGTGGCCGTGCTAGGAGAGTTTCGGGGGTTCCGGCTGGTCCGTAGTGCGGCAGGCACTATCGGCTGGCTGGCCGGGTCAGACTCGTAG
- a CDS encoding helix-turn-helix domain-containing protein — translation MFSAARIIAVRKRKGLSQEVLAEKSGVSLRTIQRVEQGDTTPRGYTVQALAMALDVDLDVLQEQPEPETAPAPVLATEASAASPALRSDPQFLQLLNLSALSFLVLPFLNLVVPLLLWRARRHDTEHVAELGRRVLGFQILWQVLSFFAYMLMLLVHLVLARSYNIVLPGAFVGIMVLTYALNALTVGYYALQLRRGRLDVYRFRL, via the coding sequence ATGTTTTCGGCTGCTCGTATCATTGCTGTTCGTAAAAGGAAGGGTTTGTCACAGGAGGTGCTAGCCGAAAAATCTGGGGTGAGCTTGCGGACTATCCAGCGGGTAGAGCAAGGGGACACCACCCCGCGCGGCTACACCGTGCAGGCGCTGGCTATGGCCCTGGACGTGGATTTGGACGTGTTGCAAGAGCAGCCTGAACCGGAAACCGCCCCTGCACCCGTGCTGGCAACGGAAGCATCGGCCGCCTCGCCAGCGTTGCGGTCCGACCCGCAGTTTTTGCAGTTACTCAACTTGAGTGCGCTGAGCTTTTTGGTGCTGCCTTTCCTCAATCTGGTGGTGCCGCTGCTGCTCTGGCGCGCCCGCCGCCACGACACCGAACATGTGGCCGAACTGGGCCGTCGGGTGCTGGGCTTCCAGATATTGTGGCAGGTGCTGAGCTTCTTTGCTTATATGCTTATGTTACTGGTTCACCTGGTACTGGCTCGTTCCTATAACATCGTGCTGCCGGGTGCTTTCGTTGGCATAATGGTGCTCACCTACGCCCTCAATGCCCTCACCGTGGGCTACTACGCTCTGCAGTTGCGCCGGGGCCGCCTGGATGTATACAGGTTCCGGCTGTAG
- a CDS encoding hydroxymethylglutaryl-CoA lyase produces MKLIDCPRDAMQGWPTLIPTSQKIAYLNALLQVGFDTLDFGSFVSPKAIPQLADTAEVLNGLAVDASATKLLAIVANVRGAETAAQYPQIRYIGFPLSVSETFQQRNTNKSIAQALDDVARMQELCARTGQEQVVYLSMGFGNPYNDPWSPEILGEFTQKLDALDVRIVALSDTVGASIPETIAPPFRELTAAFPHIEFGAHLHTTPATWREKVQAAYAAGCRRFDGALGGYGGCPMAADHLTGNMPTERLIEFALGVGETLPLDLAALGKAQELNEALFASH; encoded by the coding sequence ATGAAACTGATCGACTGCCCCCGCGACGCCATGCAGGGTTGGCCCACCCTGATTCCTACCAGCCAGAAAATTGCCTACCTCAACGCCCTGCTGCAAGTGGGGTTCGATACCCTCGATTTCGGCAGCTTTGTTTCACCTAAAGCTATTCCGCAACTGGCCGATACTGCCGAAGTGCTGAATGGGTTGGCAGTGGATGCGTCGGCTACCAAACTGCTGGCTATTGTGGCTAATGTGCGCGGGGCCGAAACGGCCGCGCAGTACCCCCAGATTCGCTACATCGGTTTTCCACTCTCGGTATCCGAAACGTTTCAGCAGCGCAACACCAACAAAAGTATTGCCCAGGCGCTCGATGACGTAGCCCGGATGCAGGAGCTGTGTGCCCGCACCGGTCAGGAGCAAGTGGTGTACCTGAGCATGGGGTTCGGCAACCCCTACAACGACCCGTGGAGCCCAGAAATTCTCGGCGAATTCACCCAGAAGCTTGATGCGCTGGACGTGCGCATCGTGGCGCTGTCCGATACGGTGGGGGCCTCGATTCCCGAAACCATTGCGCCCCCTTTTCGGGAGTTGACAGCTGCCTTTCCCCACATCGAATTCGGGGCGCATTTGCATACCACCCCGGCCACGTGGCGCGAGAAAGTGCAAGCAGCCTACGCCGCCGGGTGTCGCCGCTTCGATGGGGCCTTGGGCGGTTATGGCGGCTGTCCGATGGCCGCCGACCACCTCACCGGCAATATGCCCACCGAGCGCCTGATTGAATTTGCCCTGGGAGTAGGCGAGACGTTGCCGCTGGATTTGGCGGCCCTAGGCAAAGCACAAGAATTGAATGAGGCCTTATTCGCGAGCCACTAA
- a CDS encoding DUF3592 domain-containing protein, with protein MAQRPRLPVYKQRRAAREKRAAAAKAVKEQARRKLPWALGALALVVLGFMVVAGILFYRSSRTLATLNRLDGVVSWVDIYRDNTRYHPYILRLNVENRTMQRFLGPNWQNAARYSSALHMGDSVRVYYDTESPSNLSFIYQLEKNGEILMSLHQIQAEDKAMAVGFTILSLLPFVLLLPNRHVRMLLMTYFRRLIA; from the coding sequence ATGGCGCAACGCCCAAGACTGCCCGTGTACAAGCAGCGCCGTGCCGCGCGTGAGAAACGCGCGGCTGCCGCCAAGGCAGTGAAGGAGCAGGCTCGTCGTAAGCTGCCGTGGGCGCTAGGTGCGTTGGCACTTGTAGTGTTGGGCTTCATGGTAGTAGCGGGAATCCTCTTTTACCGCTCTTCCCGCACGTTGGCTACCCTCAACCGGTTGGATGGCGTGGTGTCGTGGGTGGACATTTACCGCGACAACACGCGCTATCATCCGTACATATTGCGGTTGAACGTCGAAAACCGAACGATGCAACGGTTTTTGGGGCCTAATTGGCAAAATGCGGCTCGGTACTCGTCTGCCTTGCATATGGGTGATTCTGTGCGGGTGTATTATGACACCGAGTCGCCTAGCAACCTTTCGTTTATCTACCAGCTAGAGAAAAATGGCGAAATTCTGATGTCATTGCACCAAATTCAGGCCGAGGATAAGGCAATGGCTGTGGGCTTTACCATACTAAGTCTACTGCCTTTTGTGCTTTTGCTGCCCAACCGCCATGTTCGGATGCTGCTGATGACGTACTTTCGTCGGCTCATTGCCTGA
- a CDS encoding (Fe-S)-binding protein, with protein sequence MSTAVDIFIPCFVDQLFPQTAMNMVKVLEAVGCEVHYNSNQTCCGQPAYNAGYKKESREVACKFLDDFPNEPNRYIVSPSASCVGMVRNSYAELFDGSPEQGRYHATQRRIFELTEFLVDVLGVTSIPQARLTGRYTYHDSCSALRECGIKQAPRQLLDAIPNLERLEMAENETCCGFGGTFAVKFEAISVAMAEQKVEHALATGAEYIISTDTSCLMHLDAYIRREKKPIRTLHVADVLASGW encoded by the coding sequence ATGTCTACCGCCGTCGATATCTTCATTCCTTGCTTCGTAGATCAACTTTTTCCGCAAACTGCCATGAACATGGTGAAGGTGCTGGAAGCAGTGGGTTGCGAGGTGCATTACAATAGCAACCAAACCTGCTGCGGCCAGCCCGCTTATAATGCTGGCTACAAAAAAGAGAGCCGCGAAGTGGCCTGCAAGTTCCTCGATGACTTTCCAAACGAGCCTAACCGGTACATCGTGAGTCCGTCGGCTTCCTGCGTAGGCATGGTGCGCAACTCCTACGCCGAGCTTTTTGATGGAAGCCCCGAGCAAGGACGCTACCATGCCACGCAGCGCCGTATTTTCGAGTTAACCGAATTTCTGGTGGATGTGCTCGGCGTAACGTCCATTCCGCAGGCCCGCCTGACTGGGCGCTATACCTACCACGACTCCTGCTCGGCGCTACGCGAATGTGGTATCAAGCAAGCTCCTCGTCAACTGCTTGATGCTATTCCGAATCTGGAGCGCTTGGAAATGGCCGAAAATGAAACCTGCTGCGGTTTCGGGGGCACTTTCGCCGTGAAGTTTGAGGCTATATCCGTAGCCATGGCCGAGCAGAAAGTGGAGCATGCCCTTGCCACTGGTGCGGAATATATCATCAGTACCGACACCAGCTGCCTGATGCACCTTGACGCGTACATTCGACGCGAGAAGAAGCCCATCCGCACCCTTCACGTCGCCGATGTATTGGCTAGCGGTTGGTAA
- the dapA gene encoding 4-hydroxy-tetrahydrodipicolinate synthase has protein sequence MDKLRGTGVALVTPFTPDHDVDYTALRRLLDFTIDGGVEYLVINGTTAESPTISSEEKTEILRVVKEHVAGRVPLVYGIGGNDTASTAATLRNTDFTGIDAVLSASPYYNKPSQAGIIAHYEQLADASPVPIILYNVPGRTASNLTAATTLRLAQHPNIIGIKEASGNLEQCQQIAAHKPDDFLLISGDDMMTTSLVSFGAVGVISVMANAFPRPFTDMVRHALAGEFVQASQLLFKFVDLNPLMYEESNPVGVKAALEAQGLCSGAVRLPLLAASEDLCERVSRLTASNMLVVA, from the coding sequence ATGGACAAGCTCCGAGGCACAGGTGTCGCCCTGGTTACTCCTTTCACCCCCGACCACGACGTTGACTACACGGCTCTGCGTCGCCTGCTCGATTTCACCATTGATGGTGGGGTGGAATACCTCGTTATTAATGGCACCACTGCCGAGTCGCCTACCATCTCTAGCGAAGAGAAAACCGAAATCCTGCGCGTTGTAAAAGAGCACGTTGCGGGCCGCGTACCACTCGTTTACGGCATCGGGGGCAACGATACTGCCAGCACCGCCGCTACCCTTCGCAACACCGATTTCACGGGCATTGACGCTGTTCTATCTGCTAGCCCGTACTACAACAAACCGTCACAGGCCGGCATCATCGCGCATTACGAGCAGTTGGCTGATGCTTCGCCCGTACCCATCATCCTCTACAACGTGCCGGGTCGGACAGCTTCTAACCTCACGGCTGCTACCACGCTGCGGCTGGCTCAGCATCCCAATATCATCGGTATCAAGGAAGCCAGCGGCAACCTAGAGCAGTGCCAGCAAATAGCCGCCCATAAGCCCGACGACTTCCTGCTCATCTCCGGCGACGATATGATGACGACTTCCCTGGTCAGCTTCGGCGCCGTGGGGGTAATATCCGTCATGGCCAACGCTTTCCCCCGGCCTTTCACCGACATGGTCCGCCACGCGCTGGCCGGAGAGTTTGTGCAGGCCAGCCAGTTGCTGTTCAAGTTCGTTGACCTCAACCCCTTGATGTATGAGGAAAGCAACCCCGTAGGAGTGAAAGCCGCTTTGGAAGCACAGGGCTTGTGCTCTGGCGCTGTGCGGCTGCCCTTGCTAGCGGCAAGCGAAGACCTGTGCGAACGGGTTAGCAGGCTCACAGCCAGCAACATGCTGGTTGTTGCGTAG
- a CDS encoding polysaccharide deacetylase family protein encodes MKLSSTVLLAAAACATALSLPSCSDSKSAATTESNEAPTSGLTASAATPVSDKAAASATAPDPASIPASRIADAATITARPQVPILCYHQIRDWRPRDSKGAKDYIVPVEQFKKQIQMLADSGYHTILPDQLYAYLATGAPLPEKPIMLTFDDTDLDQFTVARPELEKHGFKAVYFVMTVSLGRPRYMSREQVKQLSDEGNVIGSHTWDHHNVKKYQGNDWVTQIEKPTKTLEEITGKDIKYFAYPFGLWNPEAIPQLRERGMAAAFILSEKRDQQDPLYTIRRIIASGYWSPRTLHNSIEQSF; translated from the coding sequence ATGAAGCTTTCCTCTACTGTATTGCTTGCTGCTGCCGCCTGCGCAACAGCCCTTTCCCTTCCTTCCTGCAGCGATTCTAAATCAGCGGCCACCACCGAAAGCAACGAAGCTCCCACTAGCGGCCTTACGGCCTCCGCTGCCACTCCAGTGTCAGATAAAGCGGCAGCCAGCGCTACTGCTCCCGACCCGGCTAGCATTCCAGCCAGCCGCATTGCCGATGCGGCCACCATTACGGCCCGCCCCCAGGTACCTATTTTGTGCTATCATCAAATCCGAGACTGGCGTCCGCGCGACTCGAAAGGTGCGAAAGATTATATCGTGCCCGTCGAGCAATTCAAAAAGCAGATTCAAATGCTCGCCGATAGTGGCTACCACACGATTCTGCCCGACCAGCTTTATGCCTACTTGGCTACCGGTGCCCCGCTGCCCGAAAAGCCCATCATGCTCACCTTCGATGACACCGACCTCGACCAGTTTACGGTGGCGCGTCCAGAGTTGGAAAAGCACGGTTTCAAAGCCGTATACTTTGTGATGACGGTAAGCCTAGGCCGCCCGCGCTATATGAGCCGCGAGCAAGTGAAACAGCTTTCCGACGAAGGCAACGTCATTGGTTCCCACACTTGGGACCACCACAACGTGAAGAAGTATCAGGGCAACGACTGGGTAACGCAGATCGAGAAGCCAACTAAAACGCTCGAGGAAATTACCGGTAAAGACATCAAGTATTTTGCTTATCCCTTTGGTCTCTGGAACCCCGAAGCTATTCCGCAACTCCGAGAGCGGGGTATGGCGGCGGCTTTCATTTTGTCGGAAAAGCGCGACCAGCAGGACCCGCTCTACACCATTCGGCGCATAATCGCGAGCGGCTATTGGAGCCCCCGCACCCTACACAACAGCATTGAACAGAGCTTCTAA
- a CDS encoding glycosyltransferase, which translates to MRILVAIGCVLLFQFIWWFADINHVGHPVLFWLLTFSLGFKFLRTLHEWYHYVSVREPVAPVWKPTYAPTVDVLTTACPGEPYDMIVRTLQAMKAIRYPHTSYLCDEGNDPYLRRVCEQLGVVHVTRIEKTHAKAGNINNALRGATGELCVVLDPDHVPTPDFLDEVVPYFQDAQVGFVQVVQAYGNQHESLVARGAAEQTYHFYGPLLMGMNAYNTAQAIGANCTFRRAALDSIGGHASGLTEDMHTAMRLHAKKWKGVYVPKVLSRGLVPASLAAFYSQQLKWSRGAFDLLFKVYPRLFADFSWRQRIHYLLLPLYFFSGVVTLIDLTVPMVSMITTSFPWRVGLVEFAIHIFPFTVVSLLIRACAQRWLREPHEAGLHLAGGILRVGSWWVYSLGWLYAILNIKVPYIPTPKEGRPSTEWLISLPNLIAALLLIAAAKYGRGLSLTQATQFMSVLVLFNAAILLTAVAMAQHGIQEYLIGLAAKPQPLRKLLLALDQLRANVSRDFIGWLRPAASGVAVGLLVLYGTASFLLYSYTSHYMTMEEQWWPTRRDTGLHLGQMVAAPAATSALAHVDIMALDMPTNSTPQQLQVLRQSLEQHPNVSLLTFSIGTVPLDTASLLQLDQLQLAKLDKPVMVRPLLTATSPAQYRRDWQKMVRHFAQADRPNILWVWTPPKADSLKTYFPGINYVNWVAVDGRQTPTEPAEWYSPIRAQLAPNIELHSKPVLLLMSATEKARLAPNQLAKVYPEVQAVVFDVPGNGVAKQPNYTSISKTAGTE; encoded by the coding sequence ATGCGCATACTCGTAGCTATTGGCTGCGTGTTGCTATTTCAATTCATCTGGTGGTTTGCCGACATCAACCACGTGGGGCACCCAGTATTATTCTGGCTGCTGACGTTCTCGCTAGGCTTCAAGTTTCTGCGTACTCTCCACGAGTGGTACCACTATGTGAGCGTTCGAGAGCCGGTTGCGCCGGTTTGGAAACCAACCTACGCTCCTACCGTGGACGTGCTGACCACGGCCTGCCCAGGCGAGCCCTACGATATGATTGTGCGCACGCTCCAGGCTATGAAAGCTATTCGCTACCCGCACACCAGCTACCTCTGCGACGAAGGCAACGACCCTTACCTGCGCCGGGTGTGCGAGCAGCTTGGTGTGGTGCACGTTACGCGCATCGAGAAAACCCATGCCAAGGCCGGCAACATCAACAATGCCCTCCGGGGAGCCACCGGCGAGCTATGCGTGGTTCTGGATCCGGACCACGTACCAACCCCCGATTTTCTGGACGAGGTAGTTCCTTACTTTCAGGATGCGCAAGTCGGGTTTGTGCAGGTCGTACAAGCGTATGGCAACCAGCACGAAAGTCTGGTAGCACGCGGGGCCGCCGAGCAGACCTACCACTTCTACGGACCGCTATTGATGGGCATGAATGCCTACAATACGGCCCAAGCCATTGGAGCCAATTGCACTTTCCGCCGTGCTGCCCTCGACTCGATTGGGGGGCATGCTTCGGGCCTTACCGAGGACATGCACACTGCCATGCGGCTACACGCCAAAAAGTGGAAAGGAGTGTATGTGCCTAAAGTACTTAGCCGCGGCTTGGTACCGGCCTCGTTAGCAGCGTTCTACTCGCAACAGTTGAAATGGTCGCGCGGAGCCTTTGATTTGCTGTTCAAGGTATATCCGCGCTTGTTCGCAGACTTCAGCTGGCGCCAACGGATACACTATCTGCTCCTGCCGCTCTACTTTTTCTCGGGGGTTGTTACGCTGATTGATTTAACGGTACCGATGGTATCGATGATAACAACGTCCTTCCCCTGGCGGGTAGGCTTGGTGGAATTTGCCATCCATATCTTTCCATTCACGGTGGTTTCGTTGCTGATTCGGGCGTGTGCCCAGCGCTGGCTACGCGAACCGCACGAAGCAGGCCTGCATTTGGCCGGCGGCATCTTGCGTGTGGGTTCGTGGTGGGTGTATTCGCTGGGCTGGCTCTATGCGATTCTCAACATCAAGGTGCCGTACATTCCCACTCCCAAGGAAGGCCGCCCTTCCACCGAGTGGCTCATTAGCTTACCCAACCTGATAGCAGCCCTGCTGCTGATTGCGGCCGCCAAATACGGAAGGGGACTCTCCTTGACTCAGGCCACGCAGTTCATGTCGGTGCTGGTGCTCTTCAACGCTGCTATTCTGCTAACTGCCGTAGCAATGGCCCAGCACGGGATACAGGAGTATTTGATTGGCCTGGCGGCCAAGCCGCAGCCGTTGCGTAAGCTGTTGCTAGCCCTTGATCAGCTGCGGGCCAACGTTAGCCGCGACTTTATTGGTTGGCTACGACCAGCAGCAAGCGGCGTGGCCGTGGGCCTATTGGTGCTCTACGGTACAGCCTCGTTCCTGCTGTACAGCTACACGTCGCACTACATGACCATGGAAGAGCAGTGGTGGCCGACTCGCCGGGACACCGGCTTGCACTTAGGCCAAATGGTAGCAGCGCCCGCCGCCACGTCGGCTCTTGCCCATGTAGATATCATGGCGCTGGATATGCCCACCAACTCCACGCCTCAGCAGCTGCAAGTGCTACGCCAGAGCCTAGAGCAACACCCTAATGTGTCGCTGCTCACCTTTTCGATAGGGACAGTTCCCCTTGACACGGCCTCTCTGCTGCAACTGGATCAGCTGCAACTTGCCAAGCTCGACAAGCCCGTAATGGTGCGGCCACTCCTAACGGCTACTTCACCCGCCCAATATCGGCGCGACTGGCAAAAGATGGTTCGCCACTTTGCGCAAGCCGACCGGCCCAACATCCTGTGGGTTTGGACGCCGCCGAAAGCGGACTCACTGAAAACCTACTTCCCAGGCATCAACTACGTGAACTGGGTAGCCGTGGATGGCCGCCAAACGCCCACCGAACCAGCGGAATGGTACAGCCCCATTCGGGCCCAGCTAGCCCCCAACATCGAGCTGCATTCCAAGCCTGTGTTGCTGCTAATGTCAGCCACCGAAAAAGCGCGCTTGGCTCCAAATCAGTTGGCAAAGGTGTATCCTGAAGTACAGGCCGTGGTGTTTGACGTGCCGGGTAATGGGGTGGCCAAGCAACCCAACTATACCTCTATCAGCAAAACAGCTGGCACCGAGTAG